Proteins encoded in a region of the Halostella limicola genome:
- a CDS encoding DUF7090 family protein: MDYALAIDGSPETIPGGTGVLLLHPSTGETDRIDTDFLKQDTDRFLVISTRTTAREVNQKLDYYDVDEDRAVILDTLSVDRGYSRRSGDDVHYVGSPDDLDGIVEQTEQFLSSHEGKLRVSLDSITELAYYAGEEPTKDAIRAILGLLDEHDAVGLFHLATEVHSDEVVDDYRDLFDGVIDLDEDGSVDVSF, from the coding sequence ATGGATTACGCGCTCGCGATCGACGGCAGTCCCGAGACGATTCCGGGCGGGACTGGCGTACTGCTCCTCCACCCGAGCACCGGCGAGACCGACCGCATCGACACCGACTTTCTGAAACAGGACACGGACCGATTTCTCGTGATCTCCACACGAACCACCGCGCGGGAGGTCAACCAGAAGCTCGACTACTACGACGTCGACGAGGACCGGGCGGTCATCCTCGATACGCTCTCGGTCGACCGCGGCTACTCCCGGCGGAGCGGCGACGACGTCCACTACGTCGGCAGCCCCGACGACCTCGACGGCATCGTCGAGCAGACCGAGCAGTTCCTCTCCTCGCACGAGGGGAAGCTCCGCGTCAGCCTCGACTCCATCACCGAACTCGCCTACTACGCGGGCGAGGAGCCGACGAAGGACGCAATCCGCGCGATCCTCGGCCTGCTCGACGAACACGACGCCGTCGGCCTGTTCCACCTCGCCACCGAGGTCCACAGCGACGAGGTCGTCGACGACTACCGCGATCTGTTCGACGGCGTCATCGACCTCGACGAGGACGGCTCCGTCGACGTCTCCTTTTAG
- a CDS encoding class I SAM-dependent methyltransferase — protein sequence MSVRAEFDEWAADGRDRGMEERHWHTAKHALARMPVEPGDVVLDMGCGSGYAGRALRDNKDAGRVYGLDGSPEMARNASEYTDDPAVGYLVGDFGALPFADDSVDHVWTMEAFYYASDPRETLSEVRRVLKPGGTFYCAVNFYEENVHSHDWQDRISVDMTRWSREQYRDAFREAGLRVAEQDAIPDLETEIPPESAFPTDEWETREDMVERYREYGTLLTVGVAP from the coding sequence ATGAGCGTCAGAGCCGAGTTCGACGAGTGGGCCGCCGACGGCCGCGACCGCGGCATGGAGGAGCGACACTGGCACACCGCGAAGCACGCCCTCGCGCGGATGCCGGTCGAACCGGGTGACGTCGTCCTCGACATGGGCTGTGGCAGCGGCTACGCCGGCCGCGCGCTCCGGGACAACAAGGACGCCGGCCGGGTGTACGGCCTCGACGGCTCGCCCGAGATGGCCCGCAACGCCAGCGAGTACACGGACGACCCCGCGGTCGGCTACCTCGTCGGCGACTTCGGCGCGCTCCCGTTCGCGGACGACTCGGTCGACCACGTCTGGACGATGGAGGCGTTCTACTACGCCAGCGACCCCCGCGAGACGCTGTCGGAGGTCCGTCGGGTCCTGAAACCCGGCGGCACGTTCTACTGCGCCGTGAACTTCTACGAGGAGAACGTCCATTCCCACGACTGGCAGGACCGGATCAGCGTGGACATGACCCGCTGGTCCCGCGAACAGTACCGCGACGCCTTCCGCGAGGCGGGCCTGCGCGTCGCCGAGCAGGACGCCATCCCGGACCTCGAGACGGAGATCCCGCCCGAGTCGGCGTTCCCGACCGACGAGTGGGAGACCCGCGAGGACATGGTCGAGCGCTACCGCGAGTACGGCACGCTCCTGACCGTCGGCGTCGCCCCCTGA
- a CDS encoding DUF7089 family protein produces MFDERDLPDDVAAVRDEHAPESLVFDVATDFETLRPEVAEDLGLVVDELDPATYPADWLPADAPRLLARYAGSDFTIGMPGDGSVAWTRQTVPPVVLVKPRVEGSPESFVDFLVAEALVQVGLGEPEHFLGFFRESYRDLDAALPLDPNATYQVAAALYDGWIGLHTRETFADWPDERPRLGEAWHDAGARIEGRLDGLPGEVARNETDFSDATELACAAIKHGLELPAPFAALDTSAYRSHGAEYAVTWAEKTFEKL; encoded by the coding sequence ATGTTCGACGAGCGCGACCTCCCCGACGACGTCGCGGCCGTCCGCGACGAGCACGCGCCGGAGTCGCTCGTGTTCGACGTCGCCACCGACTTCGAGACGCTCCGGCCCGAGGTCGCGGAGGACCTGGGACTGGTCGTCGACGAACTCGACCCGGCGACGTATCCGGCCGACTGGCTGCCGGCGGACGCGCCGCGCCTGCTCGCGCGCTACGCCGGCAGCGACTTCACTATCGGCATGCCGGGCGACGGGAGCGTCGCGTGGACCCGCCAGACGGTCCCGCCGGTCGTCCTCGTGAAGCCGCGGGTCGAGGGGTCGCCGGAGTCGTTCGTCGACTTCCTGGTCGCCGAGGCGCTCGTACAGGTCGGCCTCGGCGAGCCGGAGCACTTCCTCGGGTTCTTCCGCGAGTCCTACCGCGACCTCGACGCGGCGCTCCCGCTGGATCCGAACGCCACCTATCAGGTCGCCGCGGCGCTGTACGACGGCTGGATCGGCTTACACACTCGCGAGACGTTCGCCGACTGGCCGGACGAGCGCCCGCGCCTGGGCGAGGCCTGGCACGACGCTGGCGCCCGCATCGAGGGGCGCCTGGACGGACTCCCCGGCGAGGTCGCGCGCAACGAGACCGACTTCTCTGACGCGACGGAACTCGCCTGCGCCGCGATCAAGCACGGGCTGGAGCTCCCGGCGCCGTTCGCGGCGCTGGACACGAGCGCCTACCGGTCGCACGGTGCCGAGTACGCCGTCACGTGGGCGGAGAAGACCTTCGAGAAACTCTAA
- a CDS encoding creatininase family protein, translating to MSLPDTVLLEEYTWTDVRRALDEGTRTVVVAVGSIEQHGPHLPLMMDSLAGDELSRRIAERLGDALAAPTIRPGCSGHHMEFPGTITVPPETLMDVIRSYCRSLDAHGFEHVVLVPTHGGNFAPVNTVAPEVAREIDANVIALADLEELMTLQNEGLRDGGVAYEEPVIHAGAAETSTVLSIDEDLVRTDRLEAGHEGAVSTSRLLSRGFRSITENGVLGDPRKATAEAGEAILEAVTSAYAERIESERDAVEVD from the coding sequence ATGTCTCTGCCCGATACCGTGCTCCTGGAGGAGTACACGTGGACCGACGTGCGGCGAGCGCTCGACGAGGGAACGCGGACGGTGGTCGTCGCCGTCGGGTCGATCGAACAGCACGGCCCCCACCTCCCGTTGATGATGGACTCGCTGGCGGGCGACGAACTCTCCCGACGCATCGCGGAGCGACTGGGGGACGCCCTGGCCGCGCCCACGATCCGCCCGGGCTGTTCGGGCCACCACATGGAGTTCCCGGGGACGATCACGGTCCCGCCCGAGACCCTGATGGACGTGATCCGCTCGTACTGTCGGTCGCTCGACGCCCACGGCTTCGAGCACGTCGTCCTCGTCCCCACGCACGGCGGGAACTTCGCGCCCGTCAATACGGTGGCGCCGGAGGTCGCCCGCGAGATAGACGCGAACGTGATCGCGCTCGCCGACCTCGAGGAGCTCATGACCCTGCAGAACGAGGGGCTCCGCGACGGTGGCGTGGCGTACGAGGAACCCGTGATCCACGCCGGCGCGGCCGAGACGTCGACGGTGCTCTCGATCGACGAGGACCTCGTCCGGACGGACCGCCTCGAAGCGGGACACGAGGGGGCCGTCTCCACGTCCCGGTTGCTCAGCCGCGGTTTCAGGTCGATCACCGAGAACGGCGTCCTCGGCGACCCACGGAAGGCGACGGCGGAGGCTGGGGAGGCGATTCTGGAGGCGGTTACGTCCGCGTACGCCGAGCGGATCGAATCCGAGCGCGACGCCGTCGAAGTGGACTGA
- a CDS encoding universal stress protein encodes MTLLVPFDGSDLAEGALLRAREFSAAFAEDVVAVTVIPDGNADYARERGWIEPDEPFDAEAIVSRLQEQVHGLCASAEHRHETVDRYAPTGTIASRVRAVAREENASMVFVGSENAGRLVVGITSVGGTIASNEAYDVVIVRQRSPP; translated from the coding sequence ATGACGCTGCTCGTTCCGTTCGACGGGTCGGACCTTGCCGAGGGGGCGCTCCTCCGCGCGCGGGAGTTCAGCGCCGCGTTCGCGGAGGACGTGGTAGCAGTGACCGTGATTCCCGACGGCAACGCGGACTACGCGAGGGAACGCGGCTGGATCGAACCGGACGAGCCGTTCGACGCCGAAGCTATCGTGTCGAGGCTGCAAGAGCAGGTACACGGTCTGTGTGCAAGCGCCGAGCACCGCCACGAGACCGTCGATCGATACGCGCCGACCGGAACGATCGCGAGCCGCGTCCGCGCGGTGGCGAGAGAGGAGAACGCCTCGATGGTCTTCGTCGGGAGCGAGAACGCCGGCAGGCTCGTGGTGGGGATAACGAGCGTCGGCGGGACCATCGCCTCGAACGAGGCCTACGACGTGGTCATCGTTCGCCAGCGGTCACCCCCGTGA
- a CDS encoding PaaI family thioesterase — protein MDALTLFDELPFANRLGIEMESAADGEAVGTLELQEHHSSVPWKTVAHGGVTYSLADTVGGAAVFSLNRKPTPTVDMRIDYLSPGTDLLRAEAEVVRDGGSVAVVSVDVTDADGEMVADARGVYKTGGGEGETTWGDGDRVDDRTSE, from the coding sequence ATGGACGCGCTGACGCTGTTCGACGAACTCCCGTTCGCGAACCGGCTCGGGATCGAAATGGAGTCGGCCGCGGACGGGGAGGCCGTCGGCACCCTCGAACTGCAGGAGCACCACTCGTCGGTCCCGTGGAAGACGGTGGCCCACGGCGGCGTCACGTACTCGCTGGCGGACACCGTCGGCGGGGCCGCGGTGTTCTCGCTCAACCGGAAGCCGACGCCCACGGTCGACATGCGCATCGACTACCTCTCGCCGGGGACCGACCTGCTCCGGGCCGAGGCCGAGGTGGTCCGCGACGGCGGGAGCGTCGCCGTCGTCTCCGTCGACGTCACGGACGCGGACGGGGAGATGGTCGCCGACGCCCGCGGCGTCTACAAGACCGGCGGCGGCGAGGGGGAGACGACGTGGGGCGACGGCGACCGCGTCGACGACCGGACGAGCGAGTAG
- a CDS encoding DUF1684 domain-containing protein, which produces MTDDFDADAWRRELETQRDQKDQFFAEHRQSPVPPEERDDFDGLDYFDPDPDYRVAATVTVHDDPEPVTMDTTAGTEVRYLRELTLSFAVNGQEQELAAYRQEDDDQYFVPFRDKTTGQQTYEGGRYMEFETERDLSDGDEITLDLNLAYSPFCAYSETFACPLPPEENWLDVAVAAGERAP; this is translated from the coding sequence ATGACCGACGACTTCGACGCGGACGCCTGGCGGCGGGAACTGGAGACGCAGCGCGACCAGAAAGACCAGTTCTTCGCCGAGCACCGCCAGTCCCCGGTGCCGCCGGAGGAGCGCGACGACTTCGACGGGTTAGACTACTTCGACCCCGACCCGGACTACCGCGTCGCGGCGACCGTCACCGTCCACGACGACCCGGAACCCGTCACGATGGACACCACGGCCGGCACCGAGGTGCGCTACCTGCGCGAACTGACGCTCTCGTTCGCGGTGAACGGGCAGGAACAGGAGCTCGCGGCGTACCGCCAGGAGGACGACGACCAGTACTTCGTCCCGTTCCGCGACAAGACGACGGGCCAGCAAACGTACGAGGGCGGCCGGTACATGGAGTTCGAGACCGAGCGGGACCTCTCGGACGGCGACGAGATAACGCTCGACCTCAACCTCGCGTACTCGCCCTTCTGCGCCTACAGCGAGACGTTCGCCTGCCCGCTCCCGCCGGAGGAGAACTGGCTGGACGTCGCGGTCGCGGCCGGCGAGCGAGCGCCGTAG
- a CDS encoding DUF2391 family protein, with the protein MVGRRKRYRVADSAQQVVGGFLLAGPFVVTEEVWVLAANMTAWHVLLTVGIVAGIGYGALYKADADRDVEREAEVAGIPVRFLSLMLVSYGSVTLLAVAFTAPNTFLVEAEILADPTRTAVALTTLKAVSVGAIFSVVGAATADSVF; encoded by the coding sequence ATGGTCGGTCGCCGAAAGCGCTACCGGGTCGCGGACTCCGCCCAGCAGGTCGTCGGCGGGTTCCTGCTCGCGGGCCCGTTCGTCGTCACCGAGGAGGTGTGGGTGCTCGCCGCCAACATGACCGCCTGGCACGTGCTGCTGACGGTCGGCATCGTCGCCGGCATCGGCTACGGCGCGCTGTACAAGGCCGACGCGGACCGCGACGTCGAGAGGGAGGCGGAGGTCGCCGGGATCCCGGTGCGGTTCCTCTCGCTGATGCTGGTGTCGTACGGCTCCGTCACGCTGTTGGCCGTCGCGTTTACGGCTCCGAACACGTTCCTGGTGGAGGCCGAGATCCTCGCTGACCCGACGAGGACGGCCGTCGCCCTGACGACGCTCAAGGCCGTCTCGGTCGGGGCGATCTTCAGCGTCGTCGGCGCGGCGACCGCCGACAGCGTCTTCTGA
- a CDS encoding adenosine deaminase, whose amino-acid sequence MSQATKVVIGTVAVSALLAVVLVAQSLLA is encoded by the coding sequence ATGAGCCAAGCAACGAAAGTCGTCATCGGAACCGTCGCCGTCTCGGCGCTGCTGGCGGTCGTCCTCGTCGCGCAGAGCCTGCTGGCCTGA
- a CDS encoding MATE family efflux transporter — protein sequence MLEAAQRRVREALFLFPAVLSRLGVVDRKKGSEAFDLAVPVMVTGAMRTLLRTADFLMVSLAIGDTAVAALELGFQYYFIPFGLSLALTSGTISVVSRFKGSGDHERADLAIKQSLWLSLAVSLPITVATWLYAEPLIAALTDDPRTVELGAVYLKIVMLALAFRFWSLVAARALAGASDTRTPMYVRLVTLPTNIVLNAVLIFGVGPFSEWGVTGAAWGTAIANTGAALIFLALLLSGRFSVRLRLGGQQWDAGIVREIVRVGAPLAGTRLSRTFGRFPFLFILGTLGTPVLAAYAIGRRVMLLALMPAWGYSTASSTLVGQSIGAGNADEADEYGWQTLRIALATQLLIAGVIFAFARQIARAFGTAHVGLTVDFIRMFGVGVAAFSVSRTMRGGLRGAGDTRWPLYGTVAGTYLFKLPIAALALPAGAVTLSVAGVAVDPGLGLGLAAVYAAILADMYVRAAVNTLRFWSGGWRRVARESDLGTAGAD from the coding sequence ATGTTGGAGGCAGCGCAACGCCGCGTCCGCGAGGCGCTCTTCCTGTTCCCGGCGGTGCTCTCCCGGCTGGGAGTCGTCGACCGGAAGAAGGGGTCGGAGGCGTTCGACCTCGCCGTCCCCGTGATGGTGACCGGGGCGATGCGCACGCTGTTGCGCACGGCCGACTTCCTGATGGTGAGCCTCGCTATCGGCGACACCGCCGTCGCGGCGCTCGAACTCGGCTTCCAGTACTACTTCATCCCGTTCGGCCTCTCGCTGGCGCTGACGAGCGGAACGATCAGCGTCGTCTCCCGGTTCAAGGGGTCCGGCGACCACGAGCGCGCGGACCTGGCGATCAAGCAGTCGCTGTGGCTCTCACTCGCCGTCTCGCTGCCCATCACCGTCGCGACGTGGCTGTACGCGGAGCCGCTGATCGCCGCGCTGACCGACGACCCGCGGACGGTCGAACTCGGGGCGGTGTACCTCAAGATCGTCATGCTCGCGCTGGCGTTCCGGTTCTGGAGCCTCGTCGCCGCCCGCGCGCTGGCCGGCGCGAGCGACACACGGACGCCCATGTACGTCCGGCTCGTCACCCTGCCGACGAACATCGTCCTGAACGCCGTCCTCATCTTCGGCGTCGGGCCGTTCTCCGAGTGGGGGGTCACGGGGGCGGCGTGGGGGACCGCCATCGCCAACACGGGCGCGGCGCTCATCTTCCTCGCCTTGCTCCTCTCCGGGCGGTTCTCCGTCCGGCTCCGCCTCGGCGGACAGCAGTGGGACGCGGGCATCGTCCGCGAGATCGTGCGGGTCGGGGCGCCGCTCGCGGGGACGCGGCTCTCCCGGACGTTCGGACGGTTCCCGTTCCTGTTCATCCTGGGAACGCTCGGCACGCCCGTGCTCGCGGCGTACGCCATCGGCCGGCGGGTGATGCTGCTCGCGCTCATGCCCGCGTGGGGCTACTCGACTGCCTCCAGCACGCTGGTCGGCCAGAGCATCGGCGCGGGGAACGCGGACGAGGCCGACGAGTACGGCTGGCAGACGCTCCGGATCGCGCTGGCGACGCAACTGCTCATCGCGGGCGTCATCTTCGCGTTCGCCCGGCAGATCGCGCGGGCGTTCGGCACCGCACACGTCGGCCTCACCGTCGACTTCATCCGGATGTTCGGCGTCGGCGTCGCCGCGTTCTCCGTCTCGCGGACGATGCGGGGCGGGCTGCGGGGCGCGGGTGACACGCGCTGGCCGCTGTACGGCACCGTCGCGGGCACCTACCTGTTCAAACTCCCCATCGCGGCGCTGGCCCTGCCCGCGGGCGCGGTGACGCTCTCCGTCGCCGGCGTGGCGGTCGACCCCGGTCTCGGCCTCGGCCTCGCCGCCGTCTACGCCGCCATCCTCGCGGATATGTACGTCCGCGCGGCGGTCAACACCCTCCGATTCTGGTCCGGCGGCTGGCGCCGCGTCGCGCGCGAGTCCGACCTGGGGACGGCGGGCGCGGACTGA